One segment of Thermodesulfovibrio sp. 3907-1M DNA contains the following:
- a CDS encoding DNA internalization-related competence protein ComEC/Rec2: MGILLGYLFTYFPVITIALSILLIFTFKNKRFIAILLAISIFLGILYGSITYTKDAKTPENIHFTGYLKNKTGNTYEFKVINSNSEIKKTLLKVYSNQTLKEGETYEIECRMGKKHLNPYQYGDSLCFLKRLKLQEQSHKPAVDEVREKINRKISESLDREISGTLIAMTTGERTSIPLEIHEDFRKTGLIHLLSISGAHFSLLFTVCFLIFKFLIKRLPYSVLLKITLYWKPSQLATFFTFPVILCYFLIVEPNYPSTRSFIMAILFMIGVLSERKSLWIFTVSFACFMILILEPQAIKDVSFQLSFLATAGIGFASDLYKNFKDKIPKRVSYLLLSFLVTVSATLITAPLIIYRFHYLSLISPLANLTAGVLIGMILFPLHLLFVAIFLITGYYPFPELIDFIGKLSFKTMHILASFKYSSIWIPPVPPVALVNFYMAVFVLLFSFYCLKKTKIITFGFSLMLFLTSILIPIFMHVKDKESLKITLLDVGQAESVVLKTSTGFFLIDTGKTGWEANQFLKAYDAKELILIITHEQKDHAGGVERILQNFQIKEIWDTGYINYSKELINDILIRHLKRGDVLKTDRCFFIILHPYKGFWSPSLLEDSNEVSLIFKFQCFKKTFLFTSDAGIDALQTIPVNYLKSDVVKIPHHGSKRSFYPEFYKATEPEICIISAGKQNPYGHPHKEIIENLNKKCKIYRTDEDGAIQIKELPDGSLRVQTFKDAVFKPYKDWENLKKLFILW; the protein is encoded by the coding sequence TTGGGAATTCTTCTTGGATATCTTTTTACTTATTTCCCTGTAATAACAATAGCTCTTTCAATTCTTTTAATTTTTACCTTTAAAAATAAAAGGTTTATCGCTATACTCCTTGCAATATCAATATTTCTTGGGATTCTCTATGGAAGCATTACTTACACTAAAGATGCCAAAACACCTGAAAATATCCACTTTACAGGATATTTAAAAAATAAAACTGGCAATACATACGAGTTTAAGGTTATTAACTCCAATTCCGAAATAAAAAAAACACTCTTGAAAGTATACTCAAACCAAACTTTAAAAGAAGGAGAAACATATGAGATAGAATGCCGCATGGGTAAAAAACATTTAAATCCCTATCAATATGGAGATTCTCTCTGTTTTTTGAAAAGACTGAAGCTGCAAGAGCAATCTCATAAACCTGCTGTTGATGAAGTAAGAGAAAAAATAAATAGAAAAATCTCAGAGAGCCTTGATAGAGAAATCTCTGGAACACTCATTGCAATGACAACAGGTGAAAGAACCTCAATTCCGTTAGAGATTCACGAAGACTTCAGAAAAACAGGACTGATTCATCTTCTCAGCATATCAGGAGCTCATTTCAGTCTTTTATTTACGGTTTGTTTTTTGATATTTAAATTTCTCATTAAAAGGCTTCCCTACAGTGTTCTGTTAAAAATTACCCTTTACTGGAAACCTTCTCAGTTAGCCACTTTTTTTACCTTTCCTGTTATTTTATGCTACTTTCTTATTGTTGAACCAAATTATCCAAGCACTCGCTCTTTTATTATGGCAATACTTTTTATGATAGGAGTTTTATCAGAGAGGAAATCCCTGTGGATTTTTACTGTAAGCTTTGCATGCTTTATGATTTTAATTCTTGAACCTCAGGCAATAAAAGATGTTTCCTTTCAACTCAGCTTTCTTGCCACTGCAGGAATAGGCTTTGCATCAGATCTTTATAAAAATTTTAAAGATAAAATTCCAAAGAGAGTCTCCTATCTTCTTTTAAGTTTCCTTGTAACTGTCTCAGCAACGCTAATTACAGCACCCTTAATAATTTACAGATTTCACTATTTATCCTTAATATCACCTTTAGCAAACCTTACAGCAGGAGTTTTGATAGGGATGATTCTTTTTCCTCTTCATCTATTGTTTGTAGCAATTTTTTTAATTACAGGATATTATCCTTTTCCAGAATTAATTGATTTTATTGGAAAGCTTTCTTTTAAAACAATGCACATTCTTGCCTCTTTTAAATATTCATCAATATGGATTCCTCCAGTTCCTCCTGTAGCACTGGTTAATTTCTATATGGCTGTTTTTGTCTTGTTATTTAGTTTTTATTGTTTAAAGAAGACAAAAATAATTACTTTTGGTTTTTCCCTGATGTTATTTTTAACTTCTATTTTAATCCCAATTTTTATGCATGTAAAAGATAAAGAAAGCCTGAAAATTACATTGCTTGATGTTGGTCAGGCAGAATCAGTGGTTTTAAAAACTTCAACTGGATTTTTTCTTATAGATACAGGGAAAACAGGATGGGAGGCTAATCAGTTTCTTAAAGCCTATGACGCTAAAGAGCTGATATTGATTATTACTCATGAACAAAAGGATCATGCAGGAGGAGTTGAGAGAATTTTACAAAACTTTCAGATAAAAGAAATATGGGACACAGGATATATTAATTACAGCAAAGAGCTTATCAATGATATTTTAATCAGGCATCTTAAAAGAGGCGATGTTTTAAAGACAGACAGATGCTTCTTCATAATACTTCATCCTTATAAAGGATTCTGGAGTCCTTCTTTATTGGAAGACAGCAATGAAGTGAGCCTGATATTTAAATTTCAATGTTTTAAAAAAACTTTTCTCTTTACATCAGATGCTGGGATTGATGCTTTACAGACAATTCCTGTGAATTACTTAAAATCAGATGTAGTAAAAATTCCCCATCATGGAAGTAAACGCTCTTTTTATCCAGAATTTTATAAAGCAACAGAGCCTGAGATTTGTATAATAAGTGCAGGAAAACAGAATCCCTATGGACATCCTCATAAGGAAATCATTGAAAATCTAAATAAAAAATGCAAGATTTATAGAACTGATGAAGACGGAGCAATTCAGATTAAAGAATTACCAGATGGAAGCCTTAGAGTGCAAACCTTTAAAGATGCCGTATTTAAGCCATATAAAGACTGGGAAAATTTAAAAAAACTTTTTATTTTATGGTAA
- the glmM gene encoding phosphoglucosamine mutase, with protein sequence MKLFGTDGIRGTINQYPMIPELCMKAGMSLCFLLKQRISHKPKILIGKDTRISGYVIESALTAGITSMGGDVYLVGPIPTPAVAFLVKSMRQDAGVVISASHNPFPDNGIKIFSFDGFKLSEDIENTIEKLLNEPDFPQSRPQAEVLGKAFRIEDAVGRYIEFVKSTLPKNFTFEGLKVVIDPANGAAYKITPTLFKELGAEVITINDKPDGLNINKECGALYPEGLVKKVKETQSHLGIAHDGDADRTILVDEKGNIIDGDFILSLWAMNLKKEKKLKKNTVVATVMTNSGVENYLKKHGIKLVRTQVGDKYVVEEMLKGGYNLGGEQSGHIVCLDYSCTGDGAITAVQMAYIMMKNGKLLSELTKEILRYPQLLKNIKIPERISKNEAIKKIEDLNCKVSKLQQKINGRILIRLSGTEPKIRVMVEEEDPERANKVLEELEELIKQKLC encoded by the coding sequence ATGAAACTTTTTGGCACAGATGGAATTAGAGGGACAATAAATCAGTATCCAATGATACCTGAATTATGCATGAAAGCAGGGATGTCTCTATGTTTTCTTCTAAAACAGAGGATTTCTCACAAACCAAAAATCCTTATTGGAAAGGACACAAGAATCTCAGGCTATGTGATTGAATCAGCTTTAACAGCAGGAATAACTTCAATGGGAGGAGATGTTTATCTTGTTGGACCAATTCCCACTCCAGCAGTTGCTTTTCTTGTAAAAAGCATGCGTCAGGATGCCGGAGTGGTGATTTCAGCCTCTCATAATCCATTTCCCGATAATGGAATAAAGATATTTTCCTTTGATGGTTTTAAGCTGTCTGAGGATATTGAGAACACTATTGAAAAACTTTTAAATGAACCTGATTTTCCTCAAAGCAGACCTCAGGCAGAGGTTCTTGGGAAAGCTTTTAGAATTGAAGATGCTGTAGGAAGATACATAGAGTTTGTTAAATCAACTCTACCAAAAAATTTCACCTTTGAAGGACTTAAAGTAGTAATTGATCCGGCGAATGGAGCAGCTTACAAAATTACTCCAACACTTTTCAAAGAACTTGGAGCAGAAGTAATAACAATCAATGATAAACCTGATGGACTGAATATAAATAAGGAATGCGGAGCTCTTTATCCTGAAGGGTTAGTAAAAAAAGTAAAAGAAACTCAGTCACATCTTGGAATTGCCCATGATGGAGATGCAGACAGAACAATTTTAGTTGATGAAAAGGGAAACATTATTGATGGTGATTTTATTCTCTCTCTGTGGGCAATGAATCTGAAAAAAGAAAAAAAACTTAAAAAGAATACAGTCGTTGCTACTGTTATGACAAACAGTGGAGTTGAGAACTATCTTAAGAAACATGGAATAAAACTCGTAAGAACGCAGGTTGGTGATAAATATGTGGTGGAGGAGATGCTTAAAGGTGGATACAATCTCGGTGGAGAACAGTCAGGACATATCGTTTGTCTTGATTATTCATGCACAGGAGACGGAGCAATAACAGCTGTTCAGATGGCTTACATTATGATGAAAAATGGTAAACTTCTCAGTGAATTAACAAAGGAAATATTAAGGTATCCACAGCTTTTAAAGAACATTAAGATTCCTGAGAGAATTTCAAAAAATGAGGCTATAAAAAAAATTGAAGATTTAAATTGCAAAGTATCAAAGCTTCAACAGAAAATAAACGGAAGAATACTTATAAGACTATCAGGAACAGAGCCAAAAATAAGAGTTATGGTGGAGGAAGAAGATCCAGAAAGAGCCAATAAGGTTTTAGAGGAACTGGAAGAGTTAATAAAACAAAAACTCTGCTAA
- a CDS encoding CdaR family protein, translated as MSRVLQKLLAENLTFKLISIALAIFLWFFVTFKGQTETSVEVPIEFKNTPAEMEILKQSVKKVTIAISARERILKELVQNNIRVVIDLSAAKLGENSIPITKSSIKLPRGIEILRIEPSQVKVYMDEKLQKIVPVKVILSGSPARGFYIASVSSEPHTIKIEGAKKELNRIRVIKTEPVDIEGIAEDLKIQAKIDPEGKIFRTAEDTVYINVKLGRKK; from the coding sequence ATGAGCAGAGTTTTGCAAAAACTTTTAGCGGAAAATCTTACATTTAAATTAATATCCATTGCTTTAGCGATATTTCTTTGGTTTTTCGTCACATTTAAAGGACAAACAGAAACCTCTGTTGAAGTTCCTATAGAGTTTAAAAATACTCCAGCAGAGATGGAGATTTTAAAACAAAGCGTAAAAAAGGTAACAATTGCGATCTCTGCAAGGGAAAGAATTCTTAAGGAATTAGTGCAAAATAATATCAGAGTGGTAATTGACCTGTCTGCTGCTAAACTTGGTGAAAATTCAATCCCCATAACAAAGTCCTCCATTAAACTGCCAAGAGGAATTGAAATATTGAGAATTGAACCTTCGCAGGTAAAAGTTTACATGGACGAAAAATTACAAAAAATAGTTCCTGTAAAAGTGATTCTCTCTGGGAGTCCTGCCAGAGGATTTTATATTGCATCAGTAAGCTCTGAGCCTCATACCATAAAAATAGAAGGAGCAAAAAAGGAACTCAACAGAATTCGTGTAATTAAAACCGAGCCAGTGGACATAGAAGGCATCGCTGAAGACTTGAAAATTCAGGCAAAAATAGACCCGGAAGGAAAAATTTTCAGAACAGCTGAGGACACAGTTTATATAAATGTCAAACTGGGGAGGAAGAAATGA
- the cdaA gene encoding diadenylate cyclase CdaA, whose protein sequence is MEKFFDQLRWQDLIDIAIVSFIIYKIFILVKGTRAARMLIGVGVLLAISVISRFLELYTLDWLIQSFWTQIVIVLIILFQPEIRKALAQMGEAPILHRFSSAEEMKTIEEIVKASQGLANKKIGALIVFERNVSLNEYIEIGVPLEARVTKELLMSIFHPTSPIHDGAVIIKKNRIIAAGCFLPIKLGADLKKTYGTRHRAALGITEETDAVAVIVSEETGAISLAVNGELLSNLDMENLREKLTNLFTTERERK, encoded by the coding sequence ATGGAAAAATTTTTTGATCAACTAAGATGGCAGGATTTAATTGATATTGCCATTGTTTCTTTTATCATTTACAAGATATTTATTCTTGTTAAAGGAACTCGTGCTGCAAGAATGCTCATTGGAGTTGGGGTTCTTCTTGCAATTTCTGTAATTTCAAGATTTTTAGAACTTTATACTCTTGACTGGCTTATCCAGAGTTTCTGGACCCAGATAGTAATAGTTTTGATAATTCTTTTTCAGCCTGAGATAAGAAAAGCTCTTGCTCAGATGGGAGAAGCTCCAATACTTCATAGATTCAGTTCTGCAGAAGAAATGAAAACGATTGAAGAAATAGTTAAGGCATCTCAGGGGCTTGCTAACAAAAAAATAGGTGCATTAATTGTTTTTGAAAGAAATGTGAGTCTCAATGAGTACATTGAGATAGGTGTTCCTCTTGAAGCAAGAGTCACAAAAGAGCTTTTAATGAGTATATTTCATCCCACAAGCCCGATTCATGATGGTGCTGTAATCATAAAAAAGAACAGAATAATAGCTGCCGGATGTTTTCTTCCCATAAAGCTCGGAGCAGACTTAAAGAAAACATATGGGACAAGACATAGAGCTGCTCTTGGTATTACAGAAGAAACAGATGCTGTTGCTGTTATAGTTTCAGAGGAAACAGGAGCTATCTCTTTAGCAGTAAATGGAGAGCTTCTCAGCAACCTTGATATGGAAAATCTGAGAGAGAAATTAACAAATCTATTTACAACGGAAAGAGAGAGAAAATGA
- a CDS encoding SurA N-terminal domain-containing protein — MIKTLRKNAKYFYFLFFLVIITFVFWGVGTVDKQHSSVVAEVAGQKITSERFWRSYEETRRLYREVFKEKAAKMEENLKEKVLEDLINEEVLLYLAKKYAVEATEREIQDAIINDPRFQRNGIFQKDIYFQILRLNRITPEQYEASLKRDITIGKIFQIIMLAKDRADISDEAFFKSFLKAVKSNIPIKINKEALS; from the coding sequence GTGATAAAAACACTTAGAAAAAATGCAAAATATTTCTACTTTCTGTTTTTTCTTGTAATTATCACCTTTGTTTTCTGGGGTGTGGGAACCGTGGATAAACAGCACTCTTCTGTAGTAGCAGAGGTGGCAGGGCAGAAAATTACATCAGAAAGGTTTTGGAGAAGCTATGAAGAGACAAGAAGGCTTTATAGAGAAGTATTTAAAGAGAAGGCAGCAAAAATGGAAGAAAACCTGAAGGAAAAAGTTCTGGAAGATTTAATTAATGAAGAAGTTCTGCTTTATTTAGCAAAAAAGTATGCAGTAGAGGCAACAGAAAGAGAAATTCAGGATGCAATTATTAATGATCCGAGATTTCAACGAAATGGAATTTTCCAGAAAGACATATATTTTCAAATTTTAAGACTTAATAGAATTACTCCAGAGCAGTATGAAGCCTCTTTAAAAAGAGATATAACTATTGGAAAGATTTTCCAAATTATCATGTTAGCAAAGGACAGAGCTGATATATCTGATGAAGCTTTTTTTAAATCATTTTTAAAGGCGGTGAAATCAAACATTCCAATAAAAATTAATAAAGAAGCATTATCCTGA
- a CDS encoding zinc ribbon domain-containing protein codes for MPIYEYECKKCGEAFELLVFGNKSVSCPKCGSEEVIKKFSTFATKGVQKGNSKCSSCGASSCSSCK; via the coding sequence ATGCCTATTTATGAGTATGAATGCAAAAAATGCGGAGAGGCTTTTGAGTTACTGGTTTTTGGGAACAAAAGTGTTTCATGCCCTAAATGTGGTTCAGAGGAAGTTATTAAAAAATTTTCCACCTTTGCAACCAAAGGAGTGCAAAAAGGAAACTCCAAATGTTCTTCCTGCGGAGCCTCTTCGTGCAGTTCCTGTAAATAA
- the gyrA gene encoding DNA gyrase subunit A → MPDVLKVNIEEEMKTSYLDYAMSVIIGRALPDVRDGLKPVQRRILYAMFREGLLAGKKYSKCAGVVGEVLKKYHPHGDQAVYDALVRLAQDFNMRYPLIDGQGNFGSIDGDPPAAYRYTEARLTKIAEELLQDIDKETVPFVPNFDATTEEPLVLPARIPNLLINGSSGIAVGMATNIPPHNLNEIIDALVSLLENPQISSEELMNFVKGPDFPTGGTIYGIEGIKDLYLTGRGLIKIRAKVKIERETKGKKLKESSLFEGETEGKAVKERVVITEIPYQVNKAKLIEKIAELVREKKIEGITEIRDESNREGIRVVLELKKGEMPEVILNNLYKHTQMETTFGAIMLAIVDGQPRILNLKESLWEFLKHRKDVVLKRTAFDLKKAEHQAHILLGLKIAVENLDEVISIIRKSQNPEEAKIRLMSRFPLTETQAQAILDMRLQRLTGLEREKIIQDYETMLKEIESLKAILENDALVREIIRDELIEIKQKYGDERRTQIVAEIKEINVEDLIAQEDMVITLTHLGYIKRTSLSDYRSQKRGGKGLTPMETVSEDYLTDVLVGSTHDHILFFSNFGRVYCLKVYQIPEAGRLSRGKAIINLLPLSEGEKITTALICKDLEKGFLTMFTKRGFVKKTSIEEFKNIRSKGVIAIDLEETDKLISVIKTDGHNHLIIATKKGMSIRFDEKDVRPTGRTARGVIGIRFSEQGDEVVSADVVSEGSYVLTITEKGIGKKTPIEEYRLQHRGGTGIKNIKLSPKTGNVVASLQVKEEDEVIVCSSSKMLRLKVSQLRPQGRATTGVRLIELSHDDTVVSVGRILEGEANVNL, encoded by the coding sequence ATGCCAGATGTCCTAAAAGTTAATATTGAAGAAGAGATGAAAACAAGCTACCTTGATTACGCCATGAGCGTAATCATTGGTAGAGCACTTCCTGATGTAAGAGATGGGCTTAAACCTGTGCAGCGCAGAATTCTTTATGCCATGTTCAGAGAAGGACTTCTTGCCGGGAAAAAGTATTCAAAGTGTGCTGGTGTTGTTGGCGAGGTTCTTAAAAAATATCATCCCCATGGAGACCAGGCTGTTTATGATGCTTTAGTCAGGCTTGCACAGGACTTTAACATGCGGTATCCATTAATTGATGGGCAGGGAAATTTTGGTTCCATTGATGGAGATCCTCCAGCAGCCTATCGTTATACAGAAGCGAGACTTACAAAGATAGCTGAAGAACTCTTGCAGGATATTGATAAGGAGACGGTTCCATTTGTTCCAAACTTTGATGCAACCACTGAAGAGCCTCTCGTGCTTCCAGCCAGAATTCCCAATCTTCTCATAAATGGTTCTTCAGGAATTGCTGTTGGCATGGCAACAAATATACCTCCCCATAATCTCAATGAAATTATAGATGCATTAGTCAGTCTTCTTGAGAATCCTCAGATTTCATCAGAAGAACTCATGAATTTTGTAAAAGGTCCTGATTTTCCAACAGGTGGCACAATTTATGGCATAGAAGGAATCAAAGACCTTTATTTAACAGGAAGAGGACTTATTAAAATAAGGGCAAAGGTTAAAATTGAAAGGGAAACAAAAGGTAAAAAACTTAAGGAAAGCTCTCTTTTTGAAGGAGAAACAGAAGGCAAGGCAGTTAAAGAAAGAGTTGTAATAACAGAGATTCCCTATCAGGTAAACAAAGCGAAGCTTATTGAAAAGATTGCAGAACTTGTAAGAGAAAAAAAGATTGAAGGTATAACTGAAATAAGAGATGAGTCAAACAGGGAAGGTATAAGAGTTGTTCTTGAGCTTAAAAAAGGTGAAATGCCTGAGGTAATTTTAAATAATCTTTATAAACATACTCAGATGGAAACCACATTTGGTGCCATAATGCTTGCTATTGTTGATGGACAACCAAGAATTTTAAACCTTAAGGAATCTTTGTGGGAATTTCTTAAGCACAGAAAAGATGTTGTCCTTAAGAGAACAGCTTTTGATTTAAAGAAAGCAGAACACCAGGCTCATATTTTACTTGGGTTAAAAATTGCTGTAGAAAATCTTGATGAAGTAATTTCCATTATAAGAAAATCACAAAATCCAGAAGAGGCTAAAATTCGCCTTATGAGTAGATTTCCTTTAACAGAAACTCAGGCACAGGCAATACTTGATATGAGACTGCAGAGACTTACAGGACTTGAAAGGGAAAAAATAATTCAGGATTATGAAACAATGCTAAAAGAAATTGAAAGCCTTAAAGCAATACTTGAAAATGATGCTCTTGTGAGAGAAATTATCAGGGATGAACTTATTGAAATCAAACAAAAATACGGTGATGAGAGAAGAACACAGATAGTAGCTGAAATAAAGGAAATAAATGTAGAAGATCTCATTGCCCAGGAAGATATGGTAATCACCCTTACGCATCTTGGCTATATAAAAAGAACTTCTCTTTCTGATTATCGCAGTCAGAAAAGAGGCGGTAAGGGACTTACTCCAATGGAAACAGTTTCAGAGGATTATCTCACAGATGTGCTGGTTGGTTCAACACATGACCACATCCTGTTTTTCAGTAATTTTGGCAGGGTCTACTGTCTTAAAGTCTATCAGATTCCAGAGGCAGGAAGGCTGTCTCGTGGAAAAGCAATTATCAATCTTCTGCCTCTCAGCGAAGGAGAAAAGATTACCACTGCTCTGATATGCAAGGATCTTGAAAAGGGTTTCCTTACGATGTTTACAAAAAGGGGATTTGTTAAAAAAACATCCATTGAAGAGTTTAAAAACATACGCAGTAAAGGTGTTATCGCAATAGACCTTGAAGAGACAGATAAATTAATTTCAGTGATAAAGACAGATGGGCATAATCATCTAATCATTGCGACTAAAAAAGGAATGTCCATAAGATTCGATGAAAAAGATGTAAGACCCACTGGAAGAACAGCACGGGGTGTAATTGGCATTAGATTCTCAGAGCAGGGCGATGAAGTGGTATCTGCAGATGTGGTATCTGAAGGCTCATATGTTCTTACAATTACTGAAAAGGGGATTGGGAAAAAAACGCCAATTGAGGAGTATAGACTTCAGCATAGAGGAGGCACTGGCATAAAAAACATTAAGCTTTCTCCAAAAACAGGCAATGTTGTAGCATCATTACAGGTTAAAGAGGAGGATGAAGTTATAGTTTGTAGCAGCAGTAAGATGCTGAGGCTTAAAGTTTCCCAGCTGAGACCCCAGGGAAGAGCCACAACAGGTGTTAGACTAATAGAGCTTTCTCATGACGACACTGTAGTCAGTGTGGGCAGGATTCTGGAAGGAGAGGCAAATGTCAATTTATAA